Proteins from a genomic interval of Brachybacterium vulturis:
- a CDS encoding AAA family ATPase yields the protein MTHTPRTPLAPMTIQAATEAAAAVLDAVETAVVGKRESLELVLTGILAGGHVLLEDLPGLGKTLAARSFAQALGLPFTRAQFTPDLLPADLTGAEVFDQRTGEFVFRPGPVFTGLLLADEINRTPPKTQSALLEAMQERQVSVEGITRKLPEPFHVLATANPIEHEGTYPLPEAQLDRFLLRLSFGYPTAQQEWDVVSRRIDRRREEQTVTEVLDAAELLRVQQAVEDVHVEDSVGHYAVELVAATRSHQHALVGASPRGTLALITCARALAVIRGRAYVIPEDIKALAHAALDHRVTVKPELWLQNATGAGVVETVLGQVAVPAAVDPAARVTA from the coding sequence ATGACCCACACCCCGAGGACCCCCCTGGCTCCGATGACGATCCAGGCCGCCACCGAGGCGGCCGCAGCGGTGCTCGATGCCGTCGAGACCGCCGTGGTCGGCAAGCGCGAATCCCTCGAGCTCGTGCTCACCGGCATCCTGGCCGGTGGTCACGTGCTGCTCGAGGACCTCCCGGGGCTGGGCAAGACCCTCGCCGCACGGTCCTTCGCGCAGGCGCTCGGGCTGCCCTTCACCCGCGCCCAGTTCACCCCGGACCTGCTGCCGGCGGACCTCACCGGCGCGGAGGTGTTCGACCAGCGCACCGGCGAGTTCGTGTTCCGGCCCGGTCCGGTGTTCACCGGACTGCTGCTGGCCGACGAGATCAACCGCACCCCGCCGAAGACCCAGTCCGCGCTGCTGGAGGCGATGCAGGAGCGGCAGGTCTCCGTCGAGGGCATCACCCGGAAGCTGCCCGAGCCCTTCCACGTGCTCGCCACCGCCAACCCGATCGAGCACGAGGGCACCTATCCGCTTCCCGAGGCGCAGCTGGACCGCTTCCTGCTGCGGCTGTCCTTCGGCTACCCCACCGCCCAGCAGGAATGGGACGTGGTCTCCCGCCGGATCGACCGCCGCCGCGAGGAGCAGACCGTCACCGAGGTGCTCGACGCCGCCGAGCTGCTCAGGGTGCAGCAGGCCGTCGAGGACGTCCACGTCGAGGACTCCGTGGGCCACTACGCGGTCGAGCTGGTCGCTGCGACCCGCAGCCACCAGCACGCCCTGGTCGGCGCCTCCCCCCGCGGCACCCTCGCCCTGATCACCTGCGCCCGGGCGCTCGCCGTGATCCGCGGCCGCGCCTACGTGATCCCCGAGGACATCAAGGCCCTGGCCCACGCGGCTCTGGACCATCGCGTGACGGTCAAGCCCGAGCTGTGGCTGCAGAATGCGACCGGTGCCGGCGTGGTCGAGACGGTCCTGGGACAGGTGGCCGTGCCCGCCGCGGTCGATCCGGCCGCCCGGGTCACGGCGTGA
- a CDS encoding DUF58 domain-containing protein, giving the protein MTSGSRQPTGLRIRPTAALVRAAVIGGASLALSLALGRPELILVGMPMLAWALVSLARRVLRGEELAVVDPQLRISRRSIEEGGTAAVVVQTAPGVLTTASLPMPPHAELAPRHGSLAGDGEVALRVSAQRWGQLRVGPLHVLVADALGARRAQRTLPPAEVQVVPASTVLDAPVEVPTPIGVSGAHLSRRRGDGTALSEVRAFRPGDRLHRINWRVSSRTRELHTNATFTEQDTEVLIVTDTIADVAPAPWAAAGDPTSLDMTIRATAAIARHYLTAGDRVSVFDIGHLIGPVPPGSGPRQLRVLTAALSRAGRDDSALRPVRRLRSVRPGTLAVVCTPLLSRDAIAQIGVLVAHGADVIVVDTLPPSIGDVSVLRGRPLPVDGKVSPRFWPEAWAMRRLLRERTVRELREAGVPITVWEGPSSLAPVLLSLSAARSAPRRRRS; this is encoded by the coding sequence GTGACCTCCGGGTCCCGGCAGCCCACGGGGCTGCGGATCCGGCCGACGGCGGCCCTGGTGCGGGCCGCGGTGATCGGCGGCGCCTCGCTCGCGCTCTCGCTCGCGCTGGGACGACCGGAGCTCATCCTCGTCGGGATGCCGATGCTGGCCTGGGCGCTGGTGTCCCTGGCCCGGCGCGTCCTGCGCGGGGAGGAGCTCGCAGTGGTGGATCCGCAGCTGCGCATCAGCCGTCGCAGCATCGAGGAGGGCGGCACCGCAGCGGTCGTCGTGCAGACCGCTCCCGGAGTGCTCACCACGGCGAGCCTGCCGATGCCGCCCCATGCCGAACTCGCTCCGCGCCACGGCTCCCTCGCCGGGGACGGGGAGGTGGCCCTGCGGGTGAGCGCCCAGCGCTGGGGACAGCTCCGGGTGGGTCCGCTGCACGTGCTGGTGGCCGATGCGCTCGGCGCGCGCCGTGCCCAGCGGACCCTGCCGCCCGCCGAGGTGCAGGTGGTCCCGGCCTCGACCGTGCTGGACGCGCCGGTGGAGGTGCCCACCCCGATCGGGGTGAGCGGGGCGCACCTGTCCCGGCGTCGCGGTGACGGCACCGCGCTGTCGGAGGTGCGCGCCTTCCGGCCCGGTGACCGCCTGCACCGCATCAACTGGCGCGTCTCCAGCCGCACCCGCGAGCTGCACACCAACGCGACCTTCACCGAGCAGGACACGGAGGTCCTGATCGTCACCGACACCATCGCGGACGTGGCTCCCGCGCCGTGGGCGGCGGCCGGGGACCCCACCAGCCTGGACATGACCATCCGCGCCACCGCGGCGATCGCCCGCCACTACCTCACCGCCGGTGACCGGGTCTCGGTGTTCGACATCGGTCACCTGATCGGTCCGGTCCCGCCCGGCTCCGGACCGCGCCAGCTGCGCGTGCTCACCGCCGCCCTGTCACGGGCCGGCCGGGACGACAGCGCCCTGCGCCCGGTGCGGCGGCTGCGCTCGGTGCGGCCGGGGACCCTCGCCGTGGTGTGCACGCCGCTGCTCAGCCGGGATGCGATCGCCCAGATCGGGGTGCTGGTCGCCCATGGGGCCGATGTGATCGTGGTGGACACCCTGCCGCCGAGCATCGGCGACGTGTCCGTGCTGCGCGGCAGGCCGCTGCCGGTCGACGGGAAGGTCTCCCCCCGGTTCTGGCCCGAGGCCTGGGCGATGCGGCGCCTGCTGCGCGAACGGACCGTGCGGGAGCTGAGGGAGGCGGGGGTGCCGATCACCGTCTGGGAGGGGCCCTCGTCCCTCGCCCCGGTGCTGCTGTCGCTCTCGGCCGCCCGCTCGGCGCCGCGCAGGAGGAGGTCCTGA
- a CDS encoding peroxiredoxin — MTHRLSPGDSAPDFTLTDARGEQVSLADLRGQRSVVYFYPKAFTPGCTTEACDFRDNETRFAERGYRILGISADSPETLQDFAREHDLAFPLLSDPGSRAAQAWGAWGERTINGETSVGPVRTTIILEDDGTVLSADYGVAVPDHVVNLIGALDS, encoded by the coding sequence ATGACCCACCGCCTCAGCCCCGGGGACAGCGCCCCCGACTTCACCCTCACCGACGCCCGCGGGGAGCAGGTCTCCCTGGCGGACCTCCGCGGCCAGCGCTCCGTCGTGTACTTCTACCCGAAGGCCTTCACCCCCGGCTGCACCACCGAGGCCTGCGACTTCCGGGACAACGAGACCCGCTTCGCCGAGCGCGGCTACCGCATCCTGGGAATCTCCGCCGACTCCCCGGAGACCCTCCAGGACTTCGCGCGCGAGCACGACCTCGCCTTCCCGCTCCTGTCGGACCCCGGCTCCCGGGCCGCGCAGGCCTGGGGAGCCTGGGGCGAGCGGACGATCAACGGGGAGACGAGCGTCGGCCCGGTCCGCACCACGATCATCCTGGAGGATGACGGGACGGTGCTCAGCGCCGACTACGGTGTGGCGGTCCCGGACCACGTCGTGAACCTCATCGGGGCCCTCGACTCCTGA
- the uraD gene encoding 2-oxo-4-hydroxy-4-carboxy-5-ureidoimidazoline decarboxylase: protein MNIDEFNALEPEAAAAVLRPALDIPRWSDEIIAARPFGTVEELLEASRTAAEPLTETEIEQALAHHPRIGDRAEGTSAEAGLSRSEQSAIDPDDAELQRELRERNIAYEERFGRVFLIRAAGRSPAQILDALEERMRHQPEHELQVVAEQLRQIATLRLEGLLTA, encoded by the coding sequence ATGAACATCGACGAGTTCAACGCACTCGAACCGGAGGCCGCGGCCGCCGTCCTCCGCCCCGCGCTCGACATCCCCCGATGGAGCGACGAGATCATCGCCGCCCGTCCCTTCGGGACCGTCGAGGAGCTGCTGGAGGCATCACGCACCGCCGCCGAACCGCTGACCGAGACGGAGATCGAGCAGGCGCTCGCCCACCATCCCCGCATCGGCGACCGCGCCGAGGGGACGAGCGCCGAGGCCGGGCTCTCCCGGTCCGAGCAGAGTGCCATCGATCCCGACGATGCCGAGCTGCAGCGAGAGCTGCGAGAGCGGAACATCGCCTACGAAGAGCGCTTCGGCCGGGTCTTCCTGATCCGTGCAGCCGGCAGGAGCCCCGCACAGATCCTCGACGCGCTCGAGGAGCGGATGCGCCACCAGCCGGAGCACGAGCTCCAGGTCGTCGCCGAGCAGCTCCGCCAGATCGCCACCCTCCGACTCGAAGGACTCCTCACCGCATGA
- the uraH gene encoding hydroxyisourate hydrolase: MSHLTAHVLDTMTGTPATGILLHLDTAAGERIASATTDADGRARELGPAVLDPGEYRITFRTGEYFAARGQETFFPRVTVDFTVAPDQDHYHVPLLLSPFAFSTYRGS; this comes from the coding sequence ATGAGCCACCTGACCGCACACGTCCTGGACACGATGACCGGCACCCCCGCGACCGGCATCCTCCTGCACCTCGACACCGCCGCCGGCGAGCGCATCGCCTCGGCGACCACCGATGCCGACGGTCGCGCCCGTGAGCTCGGCCCCGCGGTGCTGGATCCGGGCGAGTACCGCATCACGTTCCGGACCGGGGAGTACTTCGCCGCCCGCGGGCAGGAGACGTTCTTCCCCCGCGTCACCGTCGACTTCACGGTCGCGCCGGACCAGGACCACTACCACGTCCCGCTCCTGCTGAGCCCCTTCGCCTTCTCCACCTACCGGGGCAGCTGA
- the pucL gene encoding factor-independent urate hydroxylase, with the protein MTDTIQDRTTDDPETAKIVLGPTQYGKAENHVVRIARDTDRHEIRDVTVSSQLRGDLEAMHTEGDNAHCIPTDTQKNTVFAFAQTEGVKSPEQLLLALSDHFTSEFEWISGGRWAAEEHAWERINDHDHCFVESKQEKRTAVLVTDGEKRTVISGFYGLTVLKSTQSGFTGYPKDRFTTLKETEDRVMSTDIATRWRYNSTDVDYDAIYRSVKQIMLEKFTDHYSRALQETLHHMGKAVLSAHPEIDEIKFSCPNKHHFVYDLSFAGIENNLETHYAADRPFGLIEATIQRKGAPTAEDAWMGISGFC; encoded by the coding sequence ATGACTGACACGATCCAGGATCGCACCACGGATGATCCCGAGACCGCCAAGATCGTCCTCGGCCCCACCCAGTACGGCAAGGCCGAGAACCACGTCGTCCGCATCGCCCGGGACACCGACCGCCACGAGATCCGGGACGTCACCGTCTCCTCGCAGCTGCGCGGCGACCTCGAGGCCATGCACACCGAGGGCGACAACGCCCACTGCATCCCGACCGACACCCAGAAGAACACGGTCTTCGCCTTCGCCCAGACCGAGGGGGTCAAGTCCCCCGAGCAGCTCCTGCTCGCCCTGTCGGATCACTTCACCTCCGAGTTCGAGTGGATCTCCGGTGGCCGCTGGGCCGCCGAGGAGCACGCCTGGGAGCGGATCAACGACCATGACCACTGCTTCGTCGAGTCCAAGCAGGAGAAGCGCACCGCGGTGCTGGTCACCGACGGCGAGAAGCGCACCGTCATCTCCGGCTTCTACGGCCTCACGGTCCTGAAGTCCACGCAGTCCGGGTTCACGGGGTACCCGAAGGATCGCTTCACCACCCTGAAGGAGACCGAGGACCGCGTGATGTCCACGGACATCGCGACCCGGTGGCGCTACAACAGCACCGATGTCGACTACGACGCCATCTACCGCAGCGTGAAGCAGATCATGCTCGAGAAGTTCACCGACCACTACTCGCGTGCGCTCCAGGAGACCCTCCACCACATGGGCAAGGCCGTGCTCTCGGCCCACCCGGAGATCGACGAGATCAAGTTCTCCTGCCCCAACAAGCACCACTTCGTCTACGACCTGAGCTTCGCCGGCATCGAGAACAACCTCGAGACGCACTACGCGGCAGATCGTCCCTTCGGCCTCATCGAGGCCACCATCCAGCGCAAGGGTGCGCCGACCGCCGAGGACGCCTGGATGGGGATCAGCGGCTTCTGCTGA
- a CDS encoding nucleobase:cation symporter-2 family protein yields MSVTTEATRSSVRPEDENLGIKKSFGYGLQHVLTMYGGIIAPPLIIGGAAGVSTDQQAVLIACCLFIGGLATILQSFGIRFFGSQLPLVQGTSFASVATMTAIVSGPGGIQAVFGAVMASAAIGFLIAPFFSRIVRFFPPVVTGVVIAAIGLSLFPVAGGWIMGNNSEAPEYASLGNIGLGFATLLIILLLSKLGNAAISRLSILLGIVLGTALGALTGQADFSKILDGPYFELPRPFAFGPPVFEIASIVSMTIVVLVILTETTADIIAVGEIVDTEVDSKRIANGLRADMAASFVSPVFNSFTQSAFAQNVGLVAITGVTSRFVVTAGGGILVILGLLPVLGRLVAAIPSPVLGGAGIVLFGTVAVSGIRTLGKVNYQGTSNMIIVAASLGAGMLPVVKPDIYDAFPSWFQTIFHSGISSAAVVAVLLNLLFNELKAGNPPAGEGSVFARAPIRGVSYESLEHLNRQLKEGDYVSGGKLVDCNGQEVPVITAEGEIVDVPICEVDLETEEPLEPLPVENAPASSPSSPPSSTRSSNH; encoded by the coding sequence ATGAGCGTCACCACAGAGGCCACGAGGTCCTCAGTACGCCCCGAGGACGAGAACCTCGGGATCAAGAAGAGTTTCGGCTACGGCCTGCAGCACGTCCTGACCATGTACGGCGGGATCATCGCCCCACCGCTGATCATCGGCGGTGCTGCCGGGGTGTCGACGGATCAGCAGGCCGTCCTGATCGCCTGCTGCCTGTTCATCGGCGGGCTGGCGACGATCCTGCAGTCCTTCGGGATCCGCTTCTTCGGCTCGCAGCTGCCCCTGGTCCAGGGGACCTCCTTCGCGAGCGTCGCCACCATGACCGCCATCGTCAGCGGCCCCGGCGGCATCCAGGCCGTGTTCGGCGCGGTCATGGCCTCTGCCGCCATCGGCTTCCTCATCGCCCCGTTCTTCTCCCGGATCGTCCGGTTCTTCCCGCCGGTCGTGACCGGTGTCGTGATCGCCGCCATCGGCCTGTCGCTCTTCCCGGTCGCGGGCGGATGGATCATGGGCAACAACTCCGAGGCCCCGGAGTACGCCTCCCTGGGCAACATCGGCCTCGGGTTCGCCACGCTGCTGATCATCCTGCTGCTGTCCAAGCTGGGCAACGCCGCGATCTCCCGGCTCTCGATCCTGCTGGGCATCGTGCTGGGCACGGCACTGGGCGCCCTCACCGGTCAGGCGGACTTCAGCAAGATCCTGGACGGCCCGTACTTCGAGCTGCCCCGTCCGTTCGCGTTCGGGCCGCCCGTCTTCGAGATCGCCTCCATCGTCTCGATGACGATCGTCGTGCTCGTGATCCTCACCGAGACCACCGCGGACATCATCGCCGTGGGCGAGATCGTGGACACCGAGGTGGACAGCAAGCGCATCGCCAACGGACTGCGCGCGGACATGGCCGCCTCGTTCGTCTCCCCCGTGTTCAACAGCTTCACCCAGAGCGCCTTCGCCCAGAACGTCGGCCTGGTCGCGATCACCGGAGTCACCAGCCGCTTCGTGGTCACCGCCGGTGGCGGGATCCTCGTCATCCTCGGTCTGCTCCCCGTCCTCGGGCGGCTCGTCGCCGCCATCCCCTCGCCCGTCCTCGGCGGCGCCGGGATCGTGCTGTTCGGCACCGTGGCCGTCTCGGGCATCCGCACGCTGGGGAAGGTGAACTACCAGGGCACCTCGAACATGATCATCGTCGCCGCGTCCCTCGGCGCCGGCATGCTCCCGGTCGTCAAGCCGGACATCTACGATGCCTTCCCGTCCTGGTTCCAGACCATCTTCCACTCCGGCATCAGCTCCGCCGCCGTCGTCGCGGTCCTGCTGAACCTGCTGTTCAACGAGCTGAAGGCAGGCAATCCGCCCGCCGGTGAAGGATCGGTCTTCGCCCGCGCTCCCATCCGCGGCGTCTCCTACGAGTCGCTCGAGCACCTGAACCGCCAGCTCAAGGAGGGCGACTACGTCTCCGGCGGCAAGCTCGTGGACTGCAACGGCCAGGAGGTCCCGGTCATCACCGCGGAGGGCGAGATCGTCGATGTCCCCATCTGCGAGGTCGACCTGGAGACCGAGGAGCCGCTCGAGCCGCTCCCGGTCGAGAACGCTCCGGCCTCGTCCCCGTCCTCTCCCCCGAGCAGCACCCGCTCCTCGAACCACTGA
- the aceE gene encoding pyruvate dehydrogenase (acetyl-transferring), homodimeric type, translating to MNSTAPADPLFHPEAAPATATAPDRADAPEQGPDREEDREWAASLDGLVRSRGAAHAQRILTSLVERARLHGVSTPSVGASDYVNTIPADLEPDYPGDEELERKYRAIIRWNAAVMVHRAQRPGVGVGGHISSYAGISTLYEVGLNHIFRGPDHPGGGDQVFWQGHSSPGNYARAFLEGRLTQEQLNGFRQEKTAAENGLPSYPHPRGLPDFWQFPTVSMGIGPMNAIYQAQFNRYLHDRGIKDTSQQRVWAFLGDGEMDEPESRGLLQHAANERLDNLTFVVNCNLQRLDGPVRGNGKIIQELESFFRGAGWNVVKVVWGSGWDPLLEQDESGELIRIMNETLDGDYQTYKGESGGFVRDNFFGRSPVTKDLVSSLTDDEIWALRRGAHDPRKVYAAYRAAVEHTGAPTVILAKSVKGHGLGSRFESRNATHQMKTMTIEDLKGFRDHLRIPISDQELDADPYAPPYYRPAPGSPELEYLLERRRELGGPLPERRPSRTPIALPPAKAYASAARGSGKNSAATTMAFVRLLKDLMKDPSFGHRIVPIVPDESRTFGMDAFFPTAKIYHPDGQKYLSVDRELFLSYKESSQGVILHPGINEAGATSAFTAAGTSYATQGEPMVPVYVFYSMFGFQRTGDSFWAAADQLARGFVIGATAGRTTLAGEGLQHMDGHSPVLASTNPAVIHYDPAFGYEIGHIVRRGIEQMYGTADEDHDVMYYLTVYNEPIQQPVEPEDVDVDGILRGIHQVSPAPAGAEDRPQAQLLASGVAVPWTIEAQQILAEEWGVAATVWSVTSWNQLRRDGLEAEKQTFRHPEQPTRIPYVTQKLAGAQGPVVAVSDFCSEVPDQIRHLVPNDFATLGTDGFGFSDTRAGARRFFGTDTHSVVVRTLQMLAARGEMPAEAPRQAIDRYRLNDPASGTSGATGGDA from the coding sequence ATGAACTCCACGGCCCCCGCCGACCCCCTGTTCCACCCCGAGGCGGCTCCCGCGACGGCGACGGCCCCGGACCGGGCGGACGCCCCGGAGCAGGGACCGGACCGCGAGGAGGACCGCGAATGGGCGGCATCGCTGGACGGGCTCGTCCGCTCCCGCGGAGCGGCTCATGCGCAGCGCATCCTCACCTCCCTGGTGGAGCGGGCGCGCCTGCACGGGGTGAGCACCCCCTCCGTGGGCGCGAGCGACTACGTCAACACCATTCCCGCGGACCTCGAGCCCGACTATCCCGGCGATGAGGAGCTGGAGCGCAAGTACCGCGCGATCATCCGCTGGAACGCCGCGGTCATGGTGCACCGTGCCCAGCGCCCCGGCGTCGGCGTCGGCGGCCACATCTCCTCCTACGCCGGGATCTCCACCCTCTACGAGGTGGGCCTGAACCACATCTTCCGCGGCCCGGATCATCCCGGCGGCGGCGACCAGGTGTTCTGGCAGGGGCACTCCTCGCCCGGGAACTACGCGCGCGCCTTCCTCGAGGGACGGCTGACACAGGAGCAGCTGAACGGCTTCCGGCAGGAGAAGACCGCTGCCGAGAACGGGCTGCCCTCCTACCCCCATCCGCGGGGCCTGCCGGACTTCTGGCAGTTCCCGACCGTCTCCATGGGGATCGGCCCGATGAACGCGATCTATCAGGCGCAGTTCAACCGCTACCTCCATGACCGCGGGATCAAGGACACCTCGCAGCAGCGGGTGTGGGCGTTCCTCGGCGACGGGGAGATGGATGAGCCGGAGAGCCGCGGGCTGCTGCAGCACGCGGCGAACGAACGGCTCGACAACCTCACCTTCGTGGTCAACTGCAACCTCCAGCGGCTGGACGGCCCGGTCCGCGGGAACGGCAAGATCATCCAGGAGCTCGAGAGCTTCTTCCGCGGTGCCGGATGGAACGTGGTGAAGGTCGTCTGGGGCAGCGGCTGGGATCCGCTGCTGGAGCAGGACGAGTCCGGTGAGCTGATCCGGATCATGAACGAGACCCTCGACGGGGACTATCAGACCTACAAGGGAGAATCCGGCGGCTTCGTCCGGGACAACTTCTTCGGCCGCTCCCCGGTCACCAAGGACCTCGTCAGCTCCCTCACCGATGATGAGATCTGGGCCCTGCGGCGCGGTGCGCATGATCCCCGCAAGGTGTATGCGGCCTACCGCGCGGCGGTCGAGCACACCGGTGCCCCCACCGTGATCCTCGCGAAGTCCGTCAAGGGGCACGGCCTGGGCAGCCGGTTCGAGAGCCGCAACGCCACCCATCAGATGAAGACGATGACCATCGAGGACCTCAAGGGCTTCCGCGATCATCTGCGCATCCCGATCTCGGACCAGGAGCTGGACGCCGATCCGTACGCCCCTCCGTACTACCGGCCCGCTCCCGGATCACCCGAGCTCGAGTACCTGCTGGAGCGCAGGCGCGAGCTGGGCGGGCCCCTGCCCGAGCGGCGGCCGTCGAGAACGCCGATCGCCCTGCCGCCGGCGAAGGCCTATGCCTCCGCCGCCCGCGGCAGCGGCAAGAACAGCGCGGCGACCACCATGGCCTTCGTGCGGCTGCTCAAGGACCTCATGAAGGATCCCTCCTTCGGCCATCGGATCGTGCCGATCGTCCCGGACGAGTCCCGCACCTTCGGCATGGACGCTTTCTTCCCCACGGCGAAGATCTACCACCCCGACGGGCAGAAGTACCTCTCGGTGGACCGCGAGCTGTTCCTGTCCTACAAGGAGTCCTCGCAGGGGGTCATCCTGCATCCCGGCATCAACGAGGCGGGGGCGACCTCTGCCTTCACCGCCGCCGGCACCTCCTACGCCACCCAGGGCGAACCGATGGTCCCGGTCTACGTCTTCTACTCGATGTTCGGCTTCCAGCGCACCGGGGACTCCTTCTGGGCCGCCGCCGATCAGCTGGCGCGAGGATTCGTGATCGGTGCCACCGCCGGTCGCACCACCTTGGCCGGCGAGGGGCTGCAGCACATGGACGGGCACTCCCCCGTCCTGGCGTCGACCAATCCCGCGGTCATCCACTACGACCCCGCCTTCGGGTACGAGATCGGGCACATCGTCCGGCGCGGCATCGAGCAGATGTACGGCACCGCGGACGAGGACCACGACGTCATGTACTACCTCACCGTGTACAACGAGCCGATCCAGCAGCCGGTCGAGCCGGAGGACGTCGACGTCGACGGGATCCTCCGGGGCATCCACCAGGTCTCGCCCGCTCCCGCCGGTGCGGAGGACCGGCCGCAGGCCCAGCTGCTCGCCTCCGGCGTCGCCGTCCCCTGGACCATCGAGGCCCAGCAGATCCTCGCCGAGGAATGGGGCGTCGCGGCCACCGTCTGGTCGGTGACCTCGTGGAACCAGCTGCGCCGCGACGGCCTGGAGGCGGAGAAGCAGACGTTCCGCCACCCGGAGCAGCCCACCCGCATCCCCTACGTGACGCAGAAGCTGGCCGGGGCACAGGGGCCGGTGGTCGCCGTCTCCGACTTCTGCTCCGAGGTCCCCGATCAGATCCGCCATCTGGTCCCGAACGATTTCGCGACCCTGGGGACCGACGGGTTCGGGTTCTCCGATACGCGGGCCGGCGCCCGCCGGTTCTTCGGGACCGACACCCACAGCGTGGTGGTGCGCACCCTGCAGATGCTCGCGGCCCGGGGCGAGATGCCCGCCGAGGCACCGCGGCAGGCGATCGACCGCTACCGGCTCAACGACCCCGCGTCGGGCACCAGCGGGGCCACCGGCGGGGACGCCTGA
- a CDS encoding IclR family transcriptional regulator produces the protein MATKQSAGGVQSVERAFHLLEVIAAADGEISLSALAQSVDLPLPTIHRLLRTLVTPGYVRQLPNRAYVLGPRLIWLGESATRQLGPTGRPVLQRLADELGESANMAALDGQMIVYVGQVQSSRSMRMFTEVGRRAYPHATGVGKAILAGMPDSEVEKIVRATGMPQPTPKSAATFDELLERLEVVRAQGYAIDEEEQELGVRCYSMAVPGEHSRIAISVSGPSSRVDAAFGERAVPLLRAAAAQLSREMRLDQNVNA, from the coding sequence ATGGCGACCAAGCAGAGTGCAGGCGGAGTGCAGTCCGTGGAACGGGCCTTCCACCTGCTCGAGGTGATCGCGGCCGCCGATGGGGAGATCTCGCTCAGCGCCCTGGCGCAGTCCGTCGATCTCCCGCTGCCCACGATCCATCGCCTGCTGCGCACGCTGGTCACCCCGGGATACGTCCGCCAGCTCCCCAACCGCGCCTATGTGCTGGGCCCGCGACTGATCTGGCTCGGCGAATCCGCCACCCGCCAGCTGGGCCCCACCGGACGGCCGGTGCTGCAGCGCCTCGCGGACGAGCTGGGGGAGTCGGCCAACATGGCGGCGCTCGACGGCCAGATGATCGTCTATGTCGGCCAGGTCCAGTCCAGCCGCTCGATGCGCATGTTCACCGAGGTCGGTCGGCGTGCCTACCCGCATGCGACCGGCGTCGGCAAGGCGATCCTCGCCGGGATGCCGGACTCGGAGGTCGAGAAGATCGTCCGGGCCACCGGCATGCCGCAGCCGACGCCGAAGTCCGCGGCCACATTCGATGAGCTGCTGGAGCGGCTGGAGGTGGTGCGCGCACAGGGATACGCGATCGACGAGGAGGAGCAGGAGCTCGGGGTGCGCTGCTACTCGATGGCGGTCCCCGGGGAGCATTCGCGGATCGCGATCTCGGTCTCCGGACCGTCCTCCCGGGTGGACGCCGCGTTCGGCGAGCGTGCCGTGCCGCTGCTGCGGGCCGCCGCCGCGCAGCTCTCGCGGGAGATGCGCCTGGACCAGAACGTGAACGCCTGA